From a single Drosophila sulfurigaster albostrigata strain 15112-1811.04 chromosome 3, ASM2355843v2, whole genome shotgun sequence genomic region:
- the LOC133839985 gene encoding involucrin-like translates to MRFGYFTFCVILGIFTISAAPARYDFGKRAFGEYDYGEQDLGEDDYGEDDIDQEFGEHENDSLERDDGEHDDKEHEFGDVEEYDSVERDVEEYDSIERDVEEHNSVERDDGEQELGEHDNGEQEFEIGDYEKKDVGDGDYGEQELGENDLEEEFGEEDYKEEDVGDDDYGKQELGDNDLEEELEKDDYEGKAVGDDDYREQELGENDLEQEFEKDDYKEEDVGDDDYGEHKLGENDLEQEFEKDDYEEKDVGDDDYGKPELGENDLEEEFGEEDYKNEDVGDDDYGEQELGENDLEQEFGEEDYEEKNVGDDNGDQELGENDLDQEFEKDDYKEEDVGDDDYGKQELGENDLEEEFGEEDYEEEDVGDDDYGEQELGENDLEQEYEKDDYKEEDVGDDDYGKQELGENDLEEEFGEEDYEEKNVGDDYGDQELGENDLDQEFEKDDYKEEDVGDDDYGKQELGENDLKEEFGEEDYEEEDVGDDDYGEQELGENDLEQEFEKDDYKEEDVGDDDYGKQELGENDLKEEFGEEDYEEEDVGDDDYGEQELGENDLEEEFGEEDYKEEDVGDDDYGEQELGENDLEQEFEKDDYKEEDVGDDDYGKQELGENDLKEEFGEEDYEEEDVGDDDYGEQELGENDLEQEFEKDDYKEEDVGDDDYGKQELGENDLKEEFGEEDYEEEDVGDDDYGEQELGENDLEQEFEKDDYKEEDVGDDDYGKQELGENDLEEEFGEEDYKKEDEDVGDDDYGKQELGENDLEEEFGEEDYEEKNVGDDDYGEQELGAHDFGEYDLEQELIDHDYGKYDYDENDVGEYGYEVQDVGQHDDVEQDVGEHDNGEQDIGQHDDVEQDVGEHDNGEQDIGQDDDVEQDVGEHDNGEEGIGQHDDVEQDVGDYDNEEQKLRENDNAEQDVGEHDNVEQDVGEHNNLEQDVGEQNNGEEILEEQDNVEQDVGENDNEEQKLGEHDNEEQKVGEHDNVEQDVGQLNNEEQKLGDNEEQQLGEHDNEEQKLSEHDNEEQKLGEHDNAEHDVGEHNNGEEILEEQDNVEQDVGEHDNEEQKLREHDNVEQDVGEHNNEEQDVIEQNNEEEKLGHHDNVEQDVREHDNVEQDVGEHNILEQDVGEQNNEEDKLGEDDNVEQDVGEHDNVEQYVEEHDNEEQKLREHDNVELDVGQHDNDEQKLGEHDNVEQDGGEHNNEEQKLVEHDNEEQDVVKRDNEEQNRGEHVNE, encoded by the exons ATGCGTTTTGGATACTTCACTTTTTGTGTTATTCTTGGTATTTTCACAATATCAGCAGCTCCAGCTAGATATGATTTTGGAAAGCGAGCATTTGGAGAATATGATTATGGAGAACAAGATCTTGGAGAAGACGATTATGGAGAGGACGATATAGACCAAGAATTTGGAGAACATGAAAATGATTCTTTAGAGCGAGATGATGGAGAACATGATGATAAAGAGCATGAATTTGGAGATGTTGAAGAATATGATTCCGTAGAGCGAGATGTCGAAGAATATGATTCTATAGAGCGTGATGTTGAAGAACATAATTCTGTAGAGCGAGATGATGGAGAACAAGAACTTGGAGAACACGATAATGGAGAGCAAGAATTTGAAATAGGTGACTATGAAAAGAAAGATGTTGGAGATGGTGATTATGGAGAGCAAGAACTTGGAGAGAATGATTTAGAGGAAGAATTTGGAGAAGAAGATTATAAAGAGGAAGATGTTGGAGATGATGATTATGGAAAGCAAGAACTTGGAGACAATGATTTAGAGGAAGAACTTGAAAAAGATGACTATGAAGGGAAAGCTGTTGGAGACGATGATTATAGAGAGCAAGAGCTTGGAGAGAATGATTTAGAGCAAGAATTTGAAAAAGATGACTATAAAGAGGAAGATGTTGGAGATGATGATTATGGAGAGCATAAACTTGGAGAGAATGATTTAGAGCAAGAATTTGAAAAAGATGACTATGAAGAGAAAGATGTTGGAGATGATGATTATGGAAAGCCAGAACTTGGAGAGAATGATTTAGAGGAAGAATTTGGAGAAGAGGATTATAAAAACGAAGATGTTGGAGATGATGATTATGGAGAGCAAGAACTTGGAGAGAACGATTTAGAGCAAGAATTTGGAGAAGAGGATTATGAAGAGAAAAATGTCGGAGATGATAATGGAGATCAAGAACTTGGAGAGAATGATTTAGACCAAGAATTTGAAAAAGATGACTATAAAGAGGAAGATGTTGGAGATGATGATTATGGAAAGCAAGAACTCGGAGAGAACGATTTAGAGGAAGAATTTGGAGAAGAGGATTATGAAGAGGAAGATGTTGGAGATGATGATTATGGAGAGCAAGAACTTGGAGAGAACGATTTAGAGCAAGAATATGAAAAAGATGACTATAAAGAGGAAGATGTTGGAGATGATGATTATGGAAAGCAAGAACTTGGAGAGAACGATTTAGAGGAAGAATTTGGAGAAGAGGATTATGAAGAGAAAAATGTCGGAGATGATTATGGAGATCAAGAACTTGGAGAGAATGATTTAGACCAAGAATTTGAAAAAGATGACTATAAAGAGGAAGATGTTGGAGATGATGATTATGGAAAGCAAGAACTTGGAGAGAACGATTTAAAGGAAGAATTTGGAGAAGAGGATTATGAAGAGGAAGATGTTGGAGATGATGATTATGGAGAGCAAGAACTTGGAGAGAACGATTTAGAGCAAGAATTTGAAAAAGATGACTATAAAGAGGAAGATGTTGGAGATGATGATTATGGAAAGCAAGAACTTGGAGAGAACGATTTAAAGGAAGAATTTGGAGAAGAGGATTATGAAGAGGAAGATGTTGGAGATGATGATTATGGAGAGCAAGAACTTGGAGAGAATGATTTAGAGGAAGAATTTGGAGAAGAGGATTATAAAGAGGAAGATGTTGGAGATGATGATTATGGAGAGCAAGAACTTGGAGAGAACGATTTAGAGCAAGAATTTGAAAAAGATGACTATAAAGAGGAAGATGTTGGAGATGATGATTATGGAAAGCAAGAACTTGGAGAGAACGATTTAAAGGAAGAATTTGGAGAAGAGGATTATGAAGAGGAAGATGTTGGAGATGATGATTATGGAGAGCAAGAACTTGGAGAGAACGATTTAGAGCAAGAATTTGAAAAAGATGACTATAAAGAGGAAGATGTTGGAGATGATGATTATGGAAAGCAAGAACTTGGAGAGAACGATTTAAAGGAAGAATTTGGAGAAGAGGATTATGAAGAGGAAGATGTTGGAGATGATGATTATGGAGAGCAAGAACTTGGAGAGAACGATTTAGAGCAAGAATTTGAAAAAGATGACTATAAAGAGGAAGATGTTGGAGATGATGATTATGGAAAGCAAGAACTTGGAGAGAACGATTTAGAGGAAGAATTTGGAGAAGAGGATTATAAAAAGGAAGAT GAAGATGTTGGAGATGATGATTATGGAAAGCAAGAACTTGGAGAGAACGATTTAGAGGAAGAATTTGGAGAAGAGGATTATGAAGAGAAAAATGTCGGAGATGATGATTATGGAGAGCAAGAACTTGGAGCACACGATTTTGGCGAGTATGATTTAGAGCAAGAATTAATAGATCATGATTATGGAAAATATGATTATGATGAGAATGATGTTGGAGAATACGGTTATGAAGTGCAAGATGTTGGACAACATGATGATGTAGAGCAAGATGTTGGAGAACATGATAATGGAGAGCAAGATATTGGACAACATGATGATGTAGAGCAAGATGTTGGAGAACATGATAATGGAGAGCAAGATATTGGACAAGATGATGATGTAGAGCAAGATGTTGGAGAACATGATAATGGAGAGGAAGGTATTGGACAACATGATGATGTAGAGCAAGATGTTGGAGATTATGATAATGAAGAACAAAAGCTTAGAGAAAATGATAATGCAGAGCAAGATGTTGGAGAACACGATAATGTAGAACAAGATGTTGGAGAACATAATAATCTAGAGCAAGATGTTGGAGAACAAAATAATGGAGAGGAAATACTTGAAGAACAAGATAATGTAGAGCAGGATGTTGGAGAAAATGATAATGAAGAACAAAAACTTGGAGAACACGATAATGAAGAGCAAAAAGTTGGAGAACACGATAATGTAGAGCAAGATGTTGGACAACTAAATAATGAAGAGCAAAAACTTGGTGATAATGAAGAGCAACAACTTGGTGAACATGATAATGAAGAGCAAAAACTTAGTGAACATGATAATGAAGAACAAAAACTTGGAGAACACGATAATGCAGAGCATGATGTTGGAGAACATAATAATGGAGAGGAAATACTTGAAGAACAAGATAATGTAGAGCAGGATGTTGGAGAACATGATAATGAAGAGCAAAAACTTAGAGAACACGATAATGTAGAGCAAGATGTTGGAGAACATAATAATGAAGAGCAAGACGTTATAGaacaaaataatgaagagGAAAAACTTGGACATCATGATAATGTAGAGCAAGATGTTAGAGAACATGATAATGTAGAGCAAGATGTTGGAGAACATAATATTCTAGAGCAAGATGTTGGAGaacaaaataatgaagagGATAAACTTGGAGAAGACGATAATGTAGAGCAGGATGTTGGAGAACACGATAATGTAGAGCAATATGTTGAAGAACATGATAATGAAGAGCAAAAACTTAGAGAACACGATAATGTAGAGCTAGATGTTGGACAACATGATAATGACGAACAAAAACTTGGTGAACACGATAATGTAGAGCAAGATGGTGGAGAACATAATAATGAAGAGCAAAAACTTGTTGAACATGATAATGAAGAGCAAGATGTTGTAAAACGTGATAATGAAGAGCAAAATCGTGGTGAACATGTTAATGAATAA